A section of the Oryza sativa Japonica Group chromosome 1, ASM3414082v1 genome encodes:
- the LOC4326420 gene encoding 1-aminocyclopropane-1-carboxylate oxidase homolog 4 codes for MAAAEERDAAAASSLAEFHASRAGVRGLVESGATAVPPLFLPPGCGRERSTPPTPPRATAFAIPTVDLSLPRSATVPLVRAAATSCGFFHVTSHGVPRGTVASAVAAVRAFHEQPAASRSPCYSLAPVGGVAYSTIPIQQPPPQDGSSSDHRAATAASPLLPWRDSLVVRFGPGPEAPDLGRLPASCRDALPEYQRSLTVFGKEMAGLLSEALGGGGGGGGVGAERLEREMQVEGWLMACHYYPPCPEPERVVGSLEHTDPSLFTVLAQDAVGGLQVRREEEEGGGGGGEWVDVAPVAGALVVNVGDVLKMVSNEEYKSVEHRVVIKSSQDARVSIAVFFNPAKRDASDLFGPLPELLTAERPARFRRFSVPEFMRSRRESGHGKSSIDSFRIAAD; via the exons ATGGCGGCAGCCGAGGagcgcgacgccgcggcggcgtcgtctctGGCCGAGTTCCACGCGTCGCGCGCCGGCGTCCGCGGCCTCGTCGAGTCtggcgccaccgccgtgccACCGCTCTTCCTCCCGCCAGGCTGCGGCCGCGAGCGCTCGACGCCGCCTACGCCGCCGCGAGCGACGGCCTTCGCCATCCCGACCGTTGACCTctccctcccgcgctcggccACCGTCCCgctcgtccgcgccgccgcgaccTCGTGCGGCTTCTTCCACGTCACCAGCCACGGCGTCCCGCGCGgcaccgtcgcctccgccgtcgccgccgtgcgggCGTTCCACGAGCAGCCCGCCGCGTCCCGCTCGCCGTGCTACTCGCTGGCCCCCGTCGGAGGCGTCGCCTACTCCACCATCCCCatccagcagccgccgccgcaagaCGGCTCCTCCAGCGACCACCGCGCCGCAACCGCtgcgtctcctctcctcccatggCGCGACTCGCTGGTGGTACGCTTCGGCCCGGGGCCCGAGGCTCCCGACCTAGGGCGCCTTCCCGCGTCCTGCCGGGACGCGCTGCCGGAGTACCAGCGGTCGCTGACGGTGTTCGGGAAGGAGATGGCCGGGCTGCTGTCGgaggcgctcggcggcggcggcggcggcggcggcgtcggggcggaGCGGCTGGAGCGGGAGATGCAGGTGGAGGGGTGGCTGATGGCGTGCCACTACTACCCGCCGTGCCCGGAGCCGGAGCGGGTGGTCGGCAGCCTGGAGCACACCGACCCCAGCCTCTTCACCGTCCTGGCGCAGGACGCCGTCGGCGGGCTGCAGGTCcggcgggaggaagaagaaggcggcggcggcggaggcgagtgGGTCGACGTGGCGCCGGTCGCCGGCGCACTGGTGGTCAACGTCGGGGACGTGCTCAAG ATGGTTTCGAACGAGGAGTACAAGAGCGTGGAGCACAGGGTGGTGATCAAGTCTAGCCAAGACGCCAGGGTCTCCATTGCTGTCTTCTTCAACCCAGCCAAGCGCGATGCCTCCGACCTGTTCGGGCCCCTCCCGGAGCTCCTCACCGCGGAGAGGCCGGCACGGTTCCGGCGCTTCTCCGTGCCGGAGTTCATGCGTTCTCGAAGGGAATCCGGCCATGGCAAGTCATCGATCGATTCATTCAGGATTGCTGCAGATTAA